From the genome of Xyrauchen texanus isolate HMW12.3.18 chromosome 22, RBS_HiC_50CHRs, whole genome shotgun sequence, one region includes:
- the LOC127662734 gene encoding claudin-23-like: MHTPVSMLMGVVFAPLGLVLVFTAAITPQWREGQARLGTAGRGGTTELLLLRSDGLWESCLQVVHSELKECWPVSGSYQRDARVRLVQGMVLSSLFLCSAGIVLASVGVRCWTDIPLRSVAAAGGLLVVLAGMLSLAALGVYTRHLSKLGIEVDSTVSEMQELNIHKPPRLTLHPAGSLYFGWVGAWVQVLGGAALLFGFKSVQCPSCPKQNLKDSVEMYEVNC; encoded by the coding sequence ATGCACACTCCTGTGTCCATGCTGATGGGGGTGGTGTTTGCACCCTTGGGACTTGTGCTGGTATTCACTGCAGCGATcacacctcagtggagggaaggACAGGCACGGTTGGGTACTGCAGGACGGGGTGGAACCACGGAACTCCTCCTGCTCCGTTCAGATGGCCTATGGGAGAGCTGCCTGCAGGTGGTGCACTCTGAGCTGAAAGAATGCTGGCCAGTTTCGGGCTCCTACCAGCGAGATGCTCGGGTTCGATTGGTTCAGGGGATGGTGCTGTCATCTCTTTTCCTGTGCAGTGCTGGGATTGTGCTCGCGAGTGTGGGGGTTCGCTGTTGGACTGATATCCCTCTTAGGAGTGTAGCAGCTGCTGGTGGCCTGTTGGTGGTGCTAGCGGGCATGCTCAGTCTGGCTGCATTAGGAGTGTACACTCGCCACCTCTCAAAGCTAGGGATCGAGGTAGACTCAACTGTATCTGAGATGCAGGAGCTAAACATACACAAGCCACCTCGACTAACGCTACACCCGGCCGGGTCACTCTACTTTGGATGGGTTGGTGCTTGGGTGCAAGTGCTGGGAGGGGCTGCACTGCTGTTTGGGTTCAAAAGTGTGCAGTGTCCATCCTGTCCCAAACAGAACCTCAAAGACAGTGTTGAGATGTATGAGGTGAACTGTTAG